GCCACCGACGTAAAACGTGCAGTCTCCAACTTCTATAATGAAAAACCACATCTGTATGAAGCCACATGCTCTCAATTTGCTTCGTATACCTCCTTGTCTTAACTGCTTCTCCTTATGtgggaaacagaaaaatctgttaaaattgCTTCTCTTCTACTGTCAAATCCCAAAAGGGGAAACATAATTAAGTAATGGAGCTCTCTGTAGGGGTGCTCTGGAACAAAAGCTTATTTCTTAAACTTGTGTGTCTTTAGGTAGATTTCTTCAGCTTTGATGTGTGCTGCACCTGGAGAGGCAGCAAATGGGATAAAACTGCTGAATCCCCACTGAGGGAGCAGCTGGGCTGGATGGATGAGGTGGATTAGTTATTTTACAAACTCTTTAGATGTGGCTGCACTGTGGGTTTTTTCAGTCCTCTCTCCTCTTCTGAAGGGGTTTGccattcaaagttttttttttttaaaaaaaagccacaagACACTGGCTTTATTTCCACTGTGGAGGCACACAGTCCAAACCAATATCTTCTCATTACTTCAAGCTTCCTGGCAGGTTATTCACTGTCATTTGAAATAAGTTATAGACTCATTCCCAAAATGACGATGCGAAAGCAAAAATACCGGGTGTGTGAGACAGACTCAAACATACACATTTCACCAAGACGCACTTTTTGTACATATGGTACCTGTTTAAATGTGAGTGGGTTGCAGTCGTATGAAGGAATTGGGAAAGCTTACAACAGCATGTTTGTCTAACATATTTGGACAAATGTTCTTGCTACtgtaaaaagacaacaacaacaaaaaattcaatCAATAAAAGCACCTAATTAACCTAATTTTTCTGGTGAAGAATAAATTAGGACTCTGTACGCTCATTGTCACTTCACATGGGGAAAAATCACAGACGTATCACATCGGGTGGACATGATTCGAGCATAATCTGTtaaaagttttggacattttgtttgGTGAGCTTCTGGTTGTTGAAGAAAGAATGAACACTGGCAAAATCAAAAGACCTGCTTAAAAGAAAGAGAATATTGTAGTGTCTGATGCATCTGATGAGGGGTAAAAGATGgctcaaaaatgtttgaaatcagTCTTTGTATGGTATGGAACGTAGTAAGTAGACGACAACAAAAACTATTGCCCAGGTTTGGCACTCAAAGCTAGTTTGGCCTGAAAGCAAACCACAAAATCCTTGAAAAGTcccttaaaaaatttaaaagttgtGACTTTTGTGCAATGAATATATGAAGTGATAAAGTATAAAAGCTTTTAGTGGCGCTCTAACAAACtcttaatcatattttttacattttggataTTAGAACATTCAAGAAAATGAGAACGTGTGGTGGTCAGTGTACACTTGAGCATGATGAGCctatttaaaagtcaaaaagttaattataaAACTTTTAAGTCAAGTGAATCAGAAGCAAGTGGAGAGACAATAAAACAGAGTTTTGTGATCACACCTCTTAGTCCCAGGTAATAGATATTTGGCTGGATTTAGATCAGAGTGGAAACACTCCAGACAGAGCGGatcctgagagaaaaaaaatagcatcaTACATGTGTAGACAAGACATTAAGAAAACATGCACAACTTCCCATAGGTGTTTACGAAGGAGATATACTgtagtttcacatttttgatgGTTCTTAAATGGTTAAAACCTGACTTTTTGCCAAATATGTATCTACTTTTCTGATTGGAAAgaactgtgaaaagaaaacaccaacaTTTTGATTGTAGAGGATTGTAgagactaagaaaaaaaaaaactaactggtTTTGAGTTCACTGAAGTAGGAATATAGCTGTGGTGGACCTTTGTGCAATAAGTCCAACAAAGTAAAGGCGCATTTTTCAGAGGATATTAAGTTTAATaatcagtttgcttttgttttaagctCGTTATACCAAGTGCCTTTTCAGGCCGTGCAAGTTTAGCGCACATGACAAcaactatttaattttttacctACATGATCTTGGTATAAATTGAaagtgtatatttttaaatataaatttctaTTCATCCATTCATAGCACAAACGTACAGAACACTGGAGATTTCAGTTCACCTTTTTCTCATTTGACAACGAACAGAGCCAGCAGCCTGAAGGCCCCTGGTGTTTGTCTCCATCTGTTGGGAAAATTGTGGTAAATGCAACATACATTTTTCactcagaaataaataacataaataaacgAATGCttgtaaaatttgttttgtgaaattagTGGCGcacattgttaaaataaaaataatgtgtaGGCATTTGATTTAAGTTTGATTACAGATCGCAGACTTATTGGatgattttgtagaaaatcaaattaatttaattattgttaaacCTAACTCTAAAcatatgaataatttattttctgagttattatttACATGGCAATTTTAAAAGgtaattgtttacatttttatgtgatccCCTGAAAGGTTTCGCGAAGCGGAACGGTTCTTTGGGGAGTTGTGGGGAACAATATATTGGTCGGACTCGGTTGTTGCTTACATCTTACAGGATAGAAACTGCTCTGGTGAGTGTTTCTTTCGATAAATTGGGGCCTGTGGCGTCGCTATCTGATGCATTTACGAAATGAGTCTGAATATTAGCCTAAAATAAGTCCCGCTTTGTTACCTTGTCAGTTGAATCAGGTCAGGTTTGCTGAGGTTTGTAAGTCGGAGGCCTTAGCAGCTAATGTTAGCCGCATCGACACAGCAGCGCAGCTACTTCCTCACCGATGACAGACTTGTTCTTTTTATGTCTCACTTTGTGTCACGGCAAGTCCTTAAGCTTCGTAGTTtggtaaaacaaacacaattaatAACACCAAGTTGGTTTAATAAGCACCAGTTATTTTAGCGTTAATATGTTAGTGTATTAAATGGCTGTCAGGAGTCTGCAGTTTTGGTTAATGTTGACGTCTGGATTTAAAACGTGTGTAGAAACTCGGGGAAATGTTTAGGGACTATAAGTTAAAGAGTGGATCACCTGATCTTGAACTGCAGCATTAAATGCAGTTACACAACCATCTCTGTCATAATCCTGAcgggtagttttttttttttttttactgactttgCTTGTTTACTTCCTTTCAAGGAGCAAGATCACATGGTTCCTGCACGCAGCTGTGGAAACTGAAATGTTCCCATGGCATTTTTTCAAAGTTAGAACAACTGGGGGGAACTATTTGTCATTTCTAAAATGATCCAAATCTGagttttcaacaatatttttgatGAAGCGCTTATTAGAACAGCAGGATTAGAAGGTGATTAGGAGCCACTTAACCTAATTTTGTTAACAGGAAACCCCATGTTGCTCCTAATAATAAACCACATAAGCTATTTGTCATTGTTATCAGAACATCCGGTTGGAGCACTTTAtcactttttcacttcattGTCTCTTTAATAGGAAGGATCtatccaaaaaacattttttctccaaCTCCATCTTCATGATTAAGCTTGTTACACACTCATTTGTAAAACTGCTATAAAACTGAAGTTCATTCTGAAGCAGTGCTGGTTGCAGTACAATTTAGCCTGTGATGGTTCTGGGATACTCGACTgatacataatattttttttgtgctgaagAAATAAAGAACCATCACAActtagtttgtttctttaaagctaatttgttttctcagaatttaTCCAAATGAACATTCTCTCACAAAGTTAATGGAAACAAACTTCAGACTTTAACACATCAACTGCAAAATTTTTCCTATCAAATATTCTATGAAGACTTTATATATTGTACAGTAATTGAAAACTATAATTACTGCTTGCTTCTGTCCAATTTTCCAAATAGAACCCTTATATctgctacatttttttcattccagTCAAGTTGCTTTTCCACTATCAGACTATATTTTTATAAGTTTATGACCTGTTTATGGCAGTTACGAaaaatgcaagtaaaaataattttttattcaatacAATTGGTGTGTTTTGTTAACTGAACAGCTGTTTATACAGTATACAGAGAGTAATATTAGAACATTGAAATCCCTttgattgctttttaaaaagcaacgTTTGACTCTATGAAGGATTTTAACACcttctttcttgttttcaccAGCAGAGGGAGGGATGAGTCTCTCCCCTGTTATTGGCACAGAAGTGCCAGAAGCAGCTAATGGGGTGGCGACGCCCGTTTCTCTGGAGAACGGCCCTCGTGTGCCGGTCTCGGTAAAACACGGCGGGAGCAGGTTACCCGATAACGGAGCGGAGTCGATGGACGGGAGAACAGAGAACCACGTTGACACAGCAAACAGACTGAACGCTGCAGAAAGCAACTTTGACACTGAGACAAATCTTCACGAGAGAACATCTAGTTTATCATTACACGGTTCCCAGGTGGTAGACCTCTCTTTTCATGATGACGCAGAAACAGGAAACTCCGAATCCAAAGAGACAGACATTCCTGAGGGATCGAAGGCAGAGGATCTGGTTCTCATGTGGGATTCAGCACCGCATGCAGAGCCCACAGACATATGTCAGCAGGGAGGCCCTGGCATGGCAGAAAGATACCTGACAGAGGCTGAGAGTGAAGAGAGAAGGCTTGATagaagagaggaagatgaggacGGAGAGAAGGAGAAACAGGATATGGAGACGGATGAGAAGAACGAGAACAGGTGGAGGAGCACTGGAGGAAGAACAAAGAAGGAGGTAAGTGGTTAGTAGgattaagaacaaaaacaatgtagCTGAGCCAATAGGAGTTGAGATTTACTTCATGATCACAGATTGGTCTCAGAATCCAGTTTTTATAATCTTTTGGTAAGTTATCACCATTTATCCGTTTCTACCTGTTTCTGCAGCCCTCGCAACACTACTCCTCTTCAGCCCCCGGTCCCAGTACCTCCTCTTCTTCTACTCCTCAACCTGCTCCTCTCACCTCAGACGATGCCCCATGTCCTCCCCACGTCATGGCCCAGGTTTGGGTCCGGAACAACCGGGGGATGCAGGACAGCAAGAGCCTGGATGAAATCAGCCAAGCCTGCGGAGGTACATTTCTGTGACAGTTTGGATtgaatgtacagtacagaccaaaagtttggacacaccttttaattcaatgagtttcctttattttcatgactattgacattgtagattcacactgaaggcatcaaaactatgaataacacatgtggaaatatgcactaaacaaaaaagtgtaaaacaactgaaaataccccttatattctagtttcttcaaagtagcaaccttttgctgtgattactgctttgcacacactctgcattttcttgatgagcttcaagaggtcgtcacctgaaatggttttcacttcatagatgttgccctgtcaggttaataagtgggatttttgccttataaatagtcatgaaaataaagaaaatccattgaGTTAGAAAGgcgtgtccaaacttttggtctgtactgtagttTCTTGTGCTTTccgtaatttctttttttttttgcttacccCCCACCCAGGTGGTCCAGGAGCCAGAGGAGGTGGCAGAAGCGGGCAGTCAGAGGGCCGCAGGGCCACCATCTCCTCAGCTCTGGAGCTGGAGGGGACGGTCAGCCATGAAGGAGACCTCACCAACTTCATCACAAAGAACCTGGAGCAGAAGATCAAAATGAGCTCCAAGCCCAGCCTCGACTGCAGTGATTGTGCGTGAAATTCTAAAAACTCCATTTCTCTTGTTTCATTAACGTCATTTAAAGCTATGAAACAGAATTTCACAAAACCATTTTAAAGACGACGCCCCGAGACGTGCCCTCAGTGCTCTGAGAAATGTCTATGTCTATGTTAACAGGGTGTCATATGAAGCTATATTTATCCTGAGATTAAATTCCACACAAGTGGACTCTATTTACTCATTGGATGACTGCAAAAAGAAGTTGATAAGGCTGGATTTTAAGAagtcagagtaaagggggctaAGACAACTTGCACAACTCACTTAACTGTATCCAAGTTGAGAACAgaatataattttccttccactttcgTTTTGCAGCTGCgcagtactttgtgttgcatcAGTACAGCATATATTTGATTTCTATTGATTTAGGGCTGAAAAGATTAATCGTGgcgaatcgattattgaaataattaactattttagtaatcgacTCAAAAAGGcagtttgctgaaagaacaacacagatACAGcagtatttacaaaaaatatacacatcttgtatttcaaatggaaaaaataatctttgtaAATATGCACTACCCAAAACTCATGTGGCAtcgttttagcttcacttggtttcaaatctgtggggaaaaaaatctcctattaaggAGCCTTTTGTTATCTAATTATTAATTGGTCAATCAAAAAACTAGtcaacaaatcagttttttgctATGTTGGTGCTGAGCTTTTGTAATATGTTGATAgaaggatttttaattttttttactcaagatGATtcatttgctacaaatgatcacaATTtggcagaatgtgccaattttttatttgattaatcaccaaaattgattaattgatgaccaaaataattgttagttgcagccctacatagaattaaaaaaatgtaagacgATATGTAGAAACTATTGTCTATTTTGCAATTATCTAAGCATGTACGTTGGTCTGTCGCACATAATCTCAGTTAAACAAGCttaatttaaaacatcacaaggtgtgaatacttttgcctGGCGTTGTGATGGATGATATCAGTGGATGACTGTCAGCATTTGGCCAGCTGTAGAGCTTTTGAGGCGACTTGTGTAAATCTAATCCCAGGAATAAATCAGTCCTTTGAAGTTTTTCAGCCTGGCCTAATGTAGATGGTCCATTAGCAGAAGCCTGGCATGTTTAAATTTCACGGAGGAACACGCCGAGACGCCGCTCTTCGCTCTCAGACTCCTCCCGGATGAGAGTGACGGCTAAAGCAGCCATTTAATTTAGGCGCAGCGACACAGTCAATATGCCCTGTGTGGCAGCTCATTCCCTCTACCTGCTGATTCAATTAAGATGGATGACTCACTTTGTGTAGACTAGAAGAATTTACTATTAAAGTCCTGCTGTTGCCGGGATGAAAAAGCTgtctccttttatttatttattttttacatcctCTGACCTCCAACGACTTCTGTATTCTTACATGTGTTGACATGATGTTCTTCTGCAAGTATAATCCTTGTGTCGTCGGTGTGCTAGCGCTATcaatttggtttttattatgtTGATTTGAAACCTTTACTCATTCAACCAAGAGAACATGTATAGCCCTTTTGTTGCGTTTAATTGTCTAATTTCATAATGCTTTACCTGCAGCTGACTGTTCGGGTCCAATCTACCGAAGCCGAGGGTTGTCGCGGAGACCAGCGGACATCCCGCCTATCGACCCCACAGTTCTGTTGGACCTCCAGAGACACACCCAGGAGGTGGCCCACAGCGTGGAGATTATGATGAAGAGCCTCAATGGAACCATCCAGAATGTGAGCTGGTGCTACGCTCGAATGGCCAAGTTCACTTGCTGCCGTTTTAGTTTGTGTGTTACACTGAATCACGTTTGTTATTGGATCATTCATAGAAACGGTGCTCATATCCATTCAGctttcttctcctcctgctACACAGAATCTCTTTGCGCCGTATTGTTTTCTCACTTTCGCATCTGCCTGTCCGACTCATTGTTTCTTCAGATGACGGCTCTGAGCGTTGGCTACATCCAGACCTACAGAGACTCTGTGGACAGCCTGGGAGAGTCTGTAGACATGAGCATAAAGGTGAAACGTGGAGTGTGACTCATCTTTATAATTGTGTGGAACTGATTTAGAAAGCATCAGTGGATTCTTGATggattattatttcattttgagtGGGTTAATTGTAACAAAATCTGCTTAAATTGAAAAATGATTCTGTAATGTACTGTAGGTGCCACTGGATCCTAGTATCCTCTAagtgttttgcattttctcaatTGTAACTTATTCCAGTTTTCTACATTGTAATCACAAACTtgtattttattctcatttacttccctccctcccttttgtattatcatttttttgtattttatattctaaGGTGAAAGTGAAGGACTTGGAAAACTATggaatttttgaaaaatgtgatgcAAAGTTTGTGATGACAATGTGACAAAGTACGAAGCTGAAGGGATACAAATTGTATCCCAGCTCTGTATTTTTAGACACAGCgttgttcatttctttttgtttttgtgttttcctccagGGCATGTACACACTAATGGCTCGTTGCGAGGAGCTGGATCGCTCCATGCAGCCCATCCACACGCTGGCGGCTCAGATCCGTGACATCAAACGCACCCTGGATGCTCTAGAAGCGATCTGCAAGTAATCTCCCCCTTCCTGCCAGATCTGAACACAGCTCCGACCTGCAAAGATCCAACCTAAAGCTCagccacaagaaaaaaaaaaaaaggatgccGGCAAGCAAATGCAGCCCTTTCGCaggcagcacacacacacactgcagcgAAGATTAAGTTCACCTCAGGAGTCTGGAACACGCCGCTGCCCGGCATGCTGAAT
The genomic region above belongs to Xiphophorus maculatus strain JP 163 A chromosome 1, X_maculatus-5.0-male, whole genome shotgun sequence and contains:
- the borcs6 gene encoding BLOC-1-related complex subunit 6 codes for the protein MSLSPVIGTEVPEAANGVATPVSLENGPRVPVSVKHGGSRLPDNGAESMDGRTENHVDTANRLNAAESNFDTETNLHERTSSLSLHGSQVVDLSFHDDAETGNSESKETDIPEGSKAEDLVLMWDSAPHAEPTDICQQGGPGMAERYLTEAESEERRLDRREEDEDGEKEKQDMETDEKNENRWRSTGGRTKKEPSQHYSSSAPGPSTSSSSTPQPAPLTSDDAPCPPHVMAQVWVRNNRGMQDSKSLDEISQACGGGPGARGGGRSGQSEGRRATISSALELEGTVSHEGDLTNFITKNLEQKIKMSSKPSLDCSDSDCSGPIYRSRGLSRRPADIPPIDPTVLLDLQRHTQEVAHSVEIMMKSLNGTIQNMTALSVGYIQTYRDSVDSLGESVDMSIKGMYTLMARCEELDRSMQPIHTLAAQIRDIKRTLDALEAICK